The nucleotide window ATCAAATACATGATCTGGGTAAGTGGCAGcttttccttggagtcacccaGGGCTTGCTTGCCCCGCCTCGGAAGCAGGAAGTGGGGGCTGTTTGGTTTGGAACTGCTGTGGTGCTGAGAACCCAGGCTCTGAGGGTATCCCTCCTACCTCCCTTGCCCTGCACTCTGCACTCCTGGGTCCAGACCTCCCCGGCCCTCCATCCTCATGTGGCATTGTTTCACAGCCTACTGTATCCTTTAAGGTGACAGTGGAGCTATTGCAATGACAGGTCTCGTGGTTTCGCCTTCACATGGCTATTTCCCACTCTGTCCgctgtctccagccccagatccCCACACCCAGTTCAGGCTTAGAACTTACAGCGACATTAAGGACAGTTTGTCGTGCTTATTTTTTGCCCTCTTTCTAATCAGAGTGATTGTTCCTGAGGGAGCCGCATGCCTGGCCTTTCTCTTGCCTCATGGGAGGCTTCATTTCCTGGAGACGTGGTCCCTGCCACTACAGCTAGCAAGGCTGTAGGAAGGCTTTTCTGAGGTTGCTGTGGGAATGTGTGTGGACAGAGAAGTTCTTCACCTTTCACTCACCTACCCTCTGCAGCTACTTTCATTGTGCACATAGCCTGGGGTTGTAGTATGTGTAAAGACGGGGCTGCAGCCAGTTCATTGGCTCAGCCTGTGGGTGTGGTTGGTATGGCAAATTAGACCTTTCACCACTGACAGCTGAAGCCTCTCTCAGGCTGCTGGCTGGAATCACTACTGGGTTAACGTAACTGATTTGGTAGATCATGCTCAGCATTCAAGGAAAATATGAAATGGGAGGTGGAGGGTGGTGGGCGTGCATGTGGCCTGTGGTTAGATCCCCAGCTCCCAAAATATGATAACTGTAAAGACTAGGACGAcaaattgagtgtgagctctgcGTGCATATGGATGGGTGTGTGGTAAAGTGCTGTGTAAAATGGTTTTttcttactttgattttttttttttttttttccggagctgaggaccgaacccagggccttgtgcttgctaggcaagcactgtaccactgagctaaatccccaacctggtTTTTTTCTTACTTTGGATAACTGTCAAAAATCTTTTAGAAGTGACCTTCAGAGATGCCACCTTTGACAGCTGAGGGTGGCTGTGGAAGTGTCTGTGAACCAAGAAAAGCAAAGTCTATTTGTAGCGCTGCCTGGagcggggctggggctgggggtacAGGTGGTCTGAAGGCCCCCTGCAGCAAGTGCCTCTGCCTGTTTCAGTTCTCCACAGCCGTCCTGATCGGCCTCTACGTCTTTGAGCACTTCCCCACCAGCATGATTGGCGTGGGCCTTTTCACCAACCTCGTCTACTTTGGCCTTCTCCAGACCTTCCCCTTCATCATGCTGACATCACCTAACTTCATCCTGTCATGCGGTGAGaggggacaagcagagaggactTGATGTGACTGGATGTGGGCCCTCCATCCCAGACACTGAGGAGGGGAGCAGCTAAGAAGCCGCTGAGGCTAGGCTGCTTGGGGAAATGACTTCTTAATCCTGGGGACCCTAGAGCCTGTCTCTGGCCCAGGGCCTAGCCCTCATCAGGGGAGGGGCTCCAGCCAAGAGGACCTTATCAGAAAGGCAGGGTGGAAGGAGGGCTTGGGAAAGTAGAGAAGACACATTGTAGGCCGAGTGATTCTCACCTTTAAGAAGCCGCTTGGGCCCTTTGGAAAGCATGGAGCTGGCTTGGCAGACGGACAGCTCCCGCCAATCACTGAGACAACATCTTAGAGCTAGCTGCCTGTCCTCACCACATGGTCAGAGGTTTCCACTGCCCCAGGCTTGGGTCCTGCCTTCATCCTTGGCCCCATCACTTTTCCTGTCCCCAGAAAGTCACGTCCCATCCCTGGGCCTTCACCGTTTTGTCAGACCCAGTTGGTTCATTTGGTGGTCACAGATGTACACAGATGTTCGTGAGAAAGGTTTTAGAAAATGGTCACGGGCACGGTAGTCTCTCCTCACCATAGTCTGGGTCGACATGGCAGGTGGCGTGGGGTGAGCGTTTAGCTCCATTTCTGTATCTAGGGGGAGATTCTGAATGTTATCCACAGAAGGGCGGATTGTTAGAGCTGGGCATCTCTCCATGCCAGATGTGGTTTTACCTCAGAATTTGTTCAGCACCAGGTTCCTTGTGTCTCCCACAGAGGAGCTCTGGTCACCAGAAGGCTCCTCTGGCTTTCTTATGGCACTCCCTTGGCCTGCCATTTGGGTGCCTGAATGAGTTTTTCTAAGGGACGTCGTGGGCACCAGGTGCCATCTGATGTCCCTTAGCCTTGGGCATGACATAGCAGAGTACTGTCTTCCTGGTAAAGGGGAAAACTGAGACAGGAAGTTGTGAGGTGGGTATCGGGATGGTCTTTCTGGTGCTTGCCCATGGAGGCCGCCAGGGCTTTGTGCCTCTGAGCAGCTGTCTCcttacttgctctttttcatgaagttgtgcacacgaGGGAAGAGTGTATGGGGCCAGGGCATACCAGTATAGACCAGTGTGCCTCTTCCCATTGTAATTTCCAAGGAACCCTGACTGTACATGTCTCTGAGGCGGCCTCCTCCCAGCTGTACAGTGTGGGGTCTGCCGTGGTGTGTGCTCTGCCTACCCATGTCCTCCCGACACCTACTGCTCTTGGGAGAGCAATGGCGTGATCATGGATTATGTAACACACAAAGACGTGTTTTTATAGCATGCCAGAATGTTCCAGTCTACCTTCTGATTCTATTCCTGCTACCCTCTGCACTGAGAAAGTTGGGGCTAAGCACCCGTTCTTAACAGATGGGGACTGAGTCCTAGACAGAGCCGTGCTGTGAGTTGGTGCAGAGTCAAGACTTGGAGCTCCAGTTTTGGGGCCTTCTAGATTTGGTGAACACACAGTGATCAGACTCTTCATCCCCACAGGGCTAGTGGTGGTGAACCATTACCTGGCATTTCAGTTTTTTGCAGAAGAATATTATCCTTTCTCTGAGGTAAGATGTCCCCAGCGTCTAGCTCATATACGCATGtggcagagatggaggagtgaagggaCTTACCTGATGTGCTTTGTGAGTGTAGCTCTGATCCAAAACTGGCCCCGTTCAggaaccatgttttttttttttttttttttttttttcaaaacaaaaaccatgatgATTTTGGAAGGCAGGCTGTCTGAGGAACAGAAGGGGTCCCTTTGGCTGAGGTGGACGGACACTGTCCCCTTCCCCACCATGAGTCCTTTGGGTGCCCCAGTAAGGTCATCTCAAGTCCCGGAGgggcaccaggctggcctgtgtgaCCCAGACCTCACAAGGCAGGACTGGGTGGCAACCCTCTTGCCCCCAGCTCCATCGgttcctgcccagacttcctCCTGCTTGAAACCCCCGAGAAGAAGAGTGTCACTCTGGGGAGGGACTGCATTCAGTCACCGCTGTGCTTCCCCTCTCCCTGAGTGCTAGCCCCTGCAGGGATGGGGTGGGCCTTGGGGGCGCCCCTGGGGCTCTCCTCAGTCTCTCCTGTCAGCAGGTCCTGGCCTACTTCACCTTCTGCTTGTGGATAATCCCATTCGCCTTCTTTGTGTCGCTTTCGGCTGGGGAGAATGTCCTGCCCTCCACCATGCAGCCGGGAGGTGAGGAAGGGTTTGTTCGGTCGGGTTGGGGGCACCAGCCCTGTGAGAGGACACCGGGGCTTTGGGTGATGTAGACGCCTGCCTGTGTTTCCACAGATGACGTGGTCTCCAATTACTTCACCAAAGGCAAGCGAGGCAAGCGCTTAGGCATCCTGGTTGTCTTCTCCTTCATCAAAGAGGCCATCCTACCCAGTCGGCAGAAGATATACTGACCCTTTGGGGAGGGCATGTGGGGGGGCAAGACCAGTAGAGCCAGGCCCCTGGGCTTCTGGGCTAATGGTGCCTGGGAGCCTGGAGGGTGTCTTCTGCCAGCCCaggtttcccttccctctgtccTGAAGCCCCGTCCCCACCCTCCTGGGGGGCTTGGATGCTGCCAAGGGCACCAGAGAGGGTAGCAGCGCCTGCTTTGCCAAGAGaggctatgtccccagccctccccttCCCAGAGTCGGAGCTGGCTCAGATGGGGTAGGCAGGGAAGGGTCGATGCCACTGGGGAACAGACAGCAAGTTCTCAGGCAGGTGACCCTAGGGAAGAGCGGAGGGTTGGCACTTCCAGGAAAAGTGCGTTTTGCTGTTGAACTGTGGGTCTTGTCCAATGCGGATTCCCTTTTGAATAAAGATTCTAGGTGGCACTGTTTGCCTTAACACCCCAGGAGttcatctttctctctgcccgCTGTCCTTCTGCCTAGACTGGGCTAGCCTTCTACTCCAGGGACTCATCTTCTGGCTCTTGCCCTTCTGAAGAGATTCTTGTGGCCCTAAGTGGgaagggaacagacatgaggatGAGTGGATGATAACGGCAGtttttctgaggctcctccctcTTTTTCCATGTCTTCCTTCCCCCAGACTGTGATAGTCCGGATGGGAGGGAGCAGAAACAGTTGGGACTGGGTTAGAGATGCAGAAGACCATCTACAATATCCTATTTATGTCTTCCTTTGAGGAAAAGGAGAGGTTTCTTAGTGAATTCTATCTCAGgctcaatgaaaaaaaataaaaaattggctTCTGGGCAGCCTAGGCTGTGGCCTGTTTCTTGAGAAATGGGATTGGGAGAGGCTGCCGCTCAGAGCACACAGGCCTCACACTCATGTGTGCTTCTGGCTCCTGGAGGGATGTGAGCTCTGCCTTCTAAGAAGGTGGGCCCCATCCTGGGTACAGACCAGCATCTGTTGACCTTGCACTCCAACTACAGTGCCTTGCAAGGGCTCAGCAGTACATGGAATGAAGGCCCCACGAGAGCTGCCACTGGCCGAATCCCGTACCTCACAGTGAGTCTGGCAGGTGCCCAGATGGATAGGCATGGGGAAGACCCCTACTGGTGAACATCTCTATCTCATGCATCCTTCATCCCATTGGCTCTTACGTTTCTGTCGAGTCTCAGCCTGCCATTCCCTGAATTTTGCTTTGCAGCTACAGGTGAGCTCGACAGACCTATTTCTGCCTCTCGGGTGGGTGAAGTATGTCTAGGACCCGAGGCTGCTGCTCTTCAGCGTCCTGAGACTGGCCCCATTTGGCCTTGCTGCCCACTTCTTTATCTTTGTTCACCCTACCTGCCGGTCAGTGCTTGGACGGGGCTTTCCCAGGCTAACCCTGGTGGCGTCATCACGTTCCCTACTGGGTCTTGGGGTGGCTGACAGAGCTGGCGGTCTGCTTTCTTGACTCGCTTCCCTGGCACTTCTGTGGCTGCCTGTCCCTTTACCTCTCTGTCCTTTCAGTCTCTGTAGCGGCTTTTCTCTTGCCCGGTGCACACAGTTGCTCTTGGGCTGTGTTAGGAATTGCCCGAGGAAGCCCAGCCATGCTGGTGGCTTTAGGGACACTGTGGAGGAAGCCAGGGCCAACCTTCAGCCCTAGTTCCTCTATAACTTCTCAGCCACAGTCCTGCTGCCTTCTGGGGACAGACATAATTTGACCTCAAAATCTGCTCTGTTCACCTGCTTTTTCTAGTACCTGCCCTGGTCCCATGATGgctcaggagccaggcaggatctggctttctctttctgccctaCATCCAGTCTATTCTTAGTGTCTCTTCACGGGAGCTGCTCCTTCTGCCATCTTTCACCTAGTTTGTTCTGACAGTCCCCTGTGTTTCTCTGTCCTGTGGCCAGCTGGAGTAGGCTTTCTAAAATGCACAGTTGGCCACGTCTTTCCTGGCCTCCAACTTTTCCCCAGCTCTCCACTGCCCTCAGGATAAAGTCCAGACTCCTTAGCATGTGTGTGAGGCTCCTGGTGTCCTGGTCCCTGCAGGCCTCATCACTTGACCAGTACCTCTGGGCCCcagtctcctgtatgcagagacCATGGCTCTCCGGCCCCTTTAACATCCTTCCCTCTGCTCATTTTGGTAGTTTGCCACTTTCCTCTTAGATTTGATTTCCTCCAAGGAGCCTTGAatgtcccctgtcctcccctaACCCCAGCCACCACACAGATCCCTCTAGGCTCACTGGCCTGTAGTATGGTCTGTCTCCCCCACAAGACTGGAAGCTCCTTGAGGGCAGGGAAAGCCCTTGGATTTTTGTATTATCAACTACCTGATTTTGGCGCCTGGCCCATGGaaagcactcaataaatgttttgttttaaagaatgagTTGTAAGTGTGTAACAAGGGAACGCTGGGGTGCAGGGTGGCTTCCTGGACCAGTCTCACATCAAGGCCACAGGTCTTT belongs to Peromyscus eremicus chromosome 3, PerEre_H2_v1, whole genome shotgun sequence and includes:
- the Tex261 gene encoding protein TEX261; this encodes MWFMYVLSWLSLFIQVAFITLAVAAGLYYLAELIEEYTVATSRIIKYMIWFSTAVLIGLYVFEHFPTSMIGVGLFTNLVYFGLLQTFPFIMLTSPNFILSCGLVVVNHYLAFQFFAEEYYPFSEVLAYFTFCLWIIPFAFFVSLSAGENVLPSTMQPGDDVVSNYFTKGKRGKRLGILVVFSFIKEAILPSRQKIY